ATCTCAGGTACAAGAACGCGTGGTCGAACTGGAGAAAACATTTTGAAAGAGGTCATGAAAGAATCGATAAAGGTTGGGATTGTGAAGACGAATTTGAAAACTGGAAACGGTGAGGTCGAATTTGCTTGGGATTTGGGGGATGGAAAGTACATTCCGATAGATTCAAAACTACCGGAGCTTGAGGAGATCATCGAACAACTTGAGAAGGCTGACATTTCAGAAAAAGAATCCTATCGAAAGTTGATATCCGATAAACTCAAAAAAGAGATCGAACGTGTCAAGAAATATCAGAACTGTCACAACACCATCGATAGTTGTATATTGGTGGTGCCAGATGCGGCATTGGATATTGCTCCAGAGCTCATGAATATCGGCAGAGGATCGAATGTTTATCTTTGTGGTTATAAAGATGTTTTCTTCGTGGCACACACGATAGCTGAAAGATATCTTCAGCTCAAAGAGCAAGGAGATGTTGGAAGATACAAACAACTTGTGAATGGATTGCTGAAAGTTCTTGCGGAAATTGAGAAGAAAATCGACAGTATTGCGAAATCTAGCGATTCAATACGATCGAGTGTTGATAAAATCAGAGAAAATATAGCAAAGGCCAAGAGATTCGAAGATTTCCAAGAAACATTGGAAAAACAAAATGTTGAGGAAAGTTGATCCAAGGAGGGAGGTTTAACCATGTTCGTCAAGGATATCATGACAACGAACGTCATCACTATATCTCCGGAAGCAACATTTCACGAAGCGATGGAGATCATCAGGACTAAGGGTGTGAGGAGACTTCCTGTGGTCAAAGATGACAAAGTCGTTGGTATCGTCGCTGAGAAAGATTTATTGAAGGCCTCTCCATCTCAGGCGACGACTTTGGACGTGTGGGAGCTCACCACGCTGCTCGGTAAACTGAAGGTCAAACAAATCATGAAGAAAGACGTTGTCCATGTGCACCCGAACACACCGATAGAAGAAGCTGCTAAGATCATGGCAGACAGAAAAATAGGTTCACTTTTGGTGATGGAAGAAGAGAAGTTGGTTGGTATCATCACTGAGACTGACATATTCAAAATGTTCATCAACATGTTGGGAGCTCGTGAAAAAGGTTTCAGATACGTTTTCAAAGTTCAGAATGTTCCGGGCATCCTCGCAAGAATTTTGAATTTGATGTATCAATGTGGGGCAGATGTGATCGCCGTTAGCACGTATGAAAAATCGGATCAAGAGTACAACGTCGTTGTGAAGGTCAAACTTTCGTTGAACAGAGAAAGCTTCGAAAAGAAACTGTTAGAGGGTATTCCAAACGTTTCCATCATCGATGTGAGACAAGATTGAAGGGGGCATGAGCCCCCTTCAGATTTACTGAATCGGTCTGAGCGTGACGGAGACATTGACGGTTTTTCTATCCACCTTCAGTGTGAGAACTTCTGCGTAGTAACCGCCTTTGATCACCACAAGTTGATAAGTTCCATAGTCAAGATCGATTCTGAGCGGTGTGATACCTTTCAAATAACCGTTGATGTAAACGAGTGCGTTGGAAGGCGAGCTACTTATGCTTACAGTACCGATCCTGCTGACAGGTTCAAGTGTCAACCTCACAGTTTTTGTTTCATTCGGGGTAACTTGGACTTCCGTTGAGGCATCTTCATAGTCCGGCAGACTCGCAACGACTCTGTGTACAATGTTGGCATCGACTTCAACTCTCAAGCCTGATGGATCTGCAACGCCGACGTACCTTCCATTCACGTAAATTGAAGCGTTCGGTGGAGTAGTATAAATGAGCAAAAAGCCGGTTCTGACGATCGGTGGCAATGTTATATCGATCCTCTTGGTCTCACCGGAAGCCACACTCACCGTCACCGTCGTATCCTGATAGCCATCCATCGTCGCGATGATCGTGTGTGGACCTGGATCAACTTGCACTGAAAGTCCTGTCGCTCTTGCGGTTCCAACGTAAGTTCCATCCACATAGATCGAGGCGCCAGCTGGATTGGTGAAAATGTTGAGTGTTCCTTTTCTCACAGCGGGAGCAAGGTTGAGCGTGACTGATCTTGTCTCACCTGGGCTCAACGTCACCGTCACAGAAGCATCTTGATAACCACTCATTCTGGCGACTATGTTGTAGGTGGCAGGGGTCAATGAAAGACTCAAACCTGCCGATGTTGTGGTTCCTCTATATTGAGTATTGATGTAGATCGATGCTCCTATGGGATTCGTGAACACGATCAACGTGGCTCTTTCTGGACTGAGCGCCATGCTCACCGTTTTGGTCTCACCCAGGGCAATGGTGACCGATCTTTGCTCTGGTTCGTATCCTGGTCTGGTGGCGAGGATCGTGTGCGTACCAGGTTGAACTTCGATCTGCAGTGGGCTCACACCAACGTAGCTACCGTTCAGATAGATCTGCGCACCCGGTGGTGTTGTTTGGATGTTGAGCATAGTCTTTCTCAGAAAGTTTGCTGTTACAACTATTGTTCTTCCTTCGGTGACGAAGAAAGTTTCAACTATGACTTGATCTTGTAGATAGAAGGTGGCGAAGTGTTGACCCTCATCGAGCTCGACTCGCGCTGGAGTTCTTCCAAGATATCTTCCATCAACATACACGTATGCGCCAGTTGGGTTAGATTCCAGTTGAACGACACCTGTTCTCGGAGCTCTGCCAACGTAGAAATAAGTTATATCGCTCGCCCATTCACCGGTGAGGTATGGCAAGATCTGTCTTTGAACATAATTTTCTGGATCGGTCGTGAGTTCTGGGAAAGTTTGGGTGGTACCGAGCTCTCTCAATTGTTGGATGATGGGGATATAGCTGGTACTAGCGATGATTTGAATGAACTCTTTACCCTCAGGTGGTGAAACTTTGAGAGAATAGGTTGTCGAGATGGGAAGCTTGTAAGTGACGTTCGGTGCGATGTAATTGTTCGTATCGTACCTGTTCGGGAACAAAAGCGTGATCTTTCCATCGGGTCGAATATCGTAAATGACCACATAACAACTCTTGTTGGCTTTGAAAAAGATGTTGATCGATTCTCCAACCTGATAGACCGCTCCTTCAGGTTTATTGAGCCAAACTCTCACTTCAAGCTCACTAGGTTTTGGAACAATGATGATGTTTTTAAGCTGCATCTCTGCAAAGCTCATTGTTGCGATCAGTGAAACCAAAATTAAAATCCAAACCTTTTTGCTCATCCAAATCCCCCCTTTCACGGCTCAATCACACGTGCCGCTGTAACTTTTCCACCTTCAATCTTGAAAAAGGCAAAACCCCTCAGCTGAGATGAAGATATATTCTTAGGTACTGTCAAATCCTGCCAGTTTGTTCTAAATTCGGCGCTTGTAACTCTATAAACACCATTTTCGTTGATGAATTGGACCAAGACATAACCACTGTTTGGAGTAATTAACACTTTCTCTTGTGTTCCTACGCCGATCACTAAGTCCCACGTTGTACCAAAAAGATCGTTCGGCTCTAAGCGGAGCTTCAAATTACCACCTGTGATAGATTCGACCCGATCACGGATCTGTTCTTTGACATTCTGAAGGTTCGAATATGTATCGTAACTACCAACAAATTCATTGTTCAAAAATGCATACCTATCATTTGGGGTCACACTTTCTATACCACGATCACTAAACAGTGCTGAACTTGGATACCAGAGCAATATGGTGTCTGTTCGAACGTTGTTACACCAGTTTGAAAGATCCTCTAGATTAGAGTTTCTCACTGGGCCTGCTTCAACTATGTTCAGAGGTGTTCCATACTTTGGAAGTGCTATCGGTGTACTGCAGGAGTAGATCAATAAGGCTGCGAGCGCCGTAACAATGATCAACAGGACGTTTCTTTTTACCTTCATACCATCACCCCCATAGGTTAAAATTGAGAGGCGCGATCGCGCCTCTCAGTATGTGAAACTGTAAACGAGCCTGGCCATCTTTCTGATGGCGAAGATCGCTACGAAATCTCCTTTTTTGATCTTTCCCACCACTTCGTTCCAATCGTTCGTGGACTTTATGGTGTATCTTTGACCGCTCACCGCAATTTGATCGATCACATCGCCTGGTTGCAAGCCAAGTGAACCTTTGTTCTGTCTTACGATCACACCGTTCACAGATGCAGCTATGGAGTAAGTTTCTCTGTCAGATGGGGTTATTTCACCCACCACAAGTCCGGCGAATTCTCTTGCAGCAGTGACCGATTGTGTTTGTTCGTCAGTGGAGGCACCGAGTTTGACACTGAACTTCATTTCTCTTCCGTTTCTGTTCACGACGATTTCCACAATTTCTCCAGGCACACGACTGTGTATGAGTGAAACGAGTTCAGCATCACTGCTCACATCGACCCCATCGAACTTGATGACCACGTCGTTCTCCTTCAAACCGGCCTTTTCTGCCGGTGAACCTCCCAGGATCTGTACGATCAAGGCACCTTTGTTCACCTTCAATCCCAACGCTTTGGCGAGCTCGTTGGTCACGGTGGTCACTCTGACGCCGAGGAAAGCTTTTTGAGCCTTACCAGTTTGAACGAGCTGATCGATGAAACGCTTCACCGTGTTGATGGGTATGGCGAAACCAAGGTTCACTGCCTGCTGTGGATTGATGATCGCCGTGTTGATACCTATCACTTGACCGTGTATGTTCAAAAGAGGTCCACCACTGTTACCTGGGTTGATCGCCGCGTCCGTTTGAATGAGGTTGGTATAGTAACCCGATCCATCTGGCTTCGGTATCCTCCTTCCAGTAGCGCTCACCACGCCTATGGTGACTGTGTGTTGAAAACCAAGAGGATTACCAATCGCGATGGCCCATTCACCTATCTTGACCTTGTCCGAATCACCAAATTCAAGCACTGGAAGTTCTTTTTCAGCGTTGATCTTTATAACAGCGATGTCCAATTCTGCGTCTCCACCGATGTACTCAGCTTTGTAAGTAGAACCGTTCAGGAGTGTTACAGTGATCTCGACAGCACCACTCACGACATGTTCGTTGGTGAGTATGTAGCCAACTTTGTCGAAGATGAAGCCAGAGCCAATACTCGTGGTGCGCTGTGTTCCTCCGAACGGAGAGTAACCGAACCAGCGTCTGAAGAAATCCTCTATGAATGGATCGAAATACGGTGAGCTGACAGTCTTCACCGCTTCAACTTTGACCACAGCTGGTGCACAGGCCTCAACCACTGCGACGATGGGGCTCTGGTAATCCGGATTGAGCAGTGCAAAAGTTGAAACTACCACCACAAGTAGGCTCAACACCACGAACAGTTTTCTCACAGCGAACACCTCCTCGAATCAAGCTTTGGCTCCATCTTCTTTGACGCTCATATTTTCCCCCGCGTTCATTAGAAAGTGATTAAAAAATTCCTGAATAGCGCGTTCTATAGACTCGAATTTTTCAAGTTTCATGAAAGCTTCTCTGAATTTCCTTGCGTTCGCAAAACCATGTGTGTACCCCATCACGAACTGCCTGAGTTTGTAGAAAGACTTCTCTCCTTCTTGTTCTCTCAGCATCCTTGTATGGAAAAGAAACATATCTCTTATCTCCTCAAAGCTAGGTTCACTTCCATGTTGGATTTCGAAGAATATCCAAGGTTTTCTCAAAACACCCCTGGCCACGATGGCAGCCTTCGATTTCGAAATTTCGAGTGCTTTTTTGATATCTTCAACTGTGAAAAGATCGCCACTGATCGCAGTGGGTACGTTCCATTTATCGAGTTGTAGGTTCCATTCGGCTTTACCAGAGTACATCTGAACGGCTGTTCTTCCATGAACTTCCACACCATCCACCCCAGTAAAAATCAAAGTTTCCATGATCTTTTCAAGTTCGTTCTTTTCAAAACCAAGTCTCACTTTCACTGTCACAGGTTTTTCACAAGCATCTTTCATGGCTTTGACGATGTCTCCGAGTCGATTTAGATCTCTCAGCAACGCGGCACCGGCATTCTTTTTAACCACCTTCTTCACAGGACACGCGGCATTCAAATCGATCCAACTGGCACGATGTTGAATCTTCTTGGCAGCGAGGGCGAGTTTTCTTGGTTCAGATCCGTAGAGTTGAACGGCCGTGTCCTTTTCATCGACTGAAGGAAGCATTCTTTCGACAACGGTGAGTTGCAGTAAAACACTTTCGGCGCTGATCATTTCGGTGAAAAAGAACTGTGCGCCCCACAATCTACACACAGTTCTGAAAGCCTTATCCGTTATGCCAGCCATGGGCGCGAGACCTACAGAGCCTGGATAACTAAACTTCGCCATAGTAACTCGCGACGGATTCTTCTATTTGTGCAACGACCATACCTTTTATACTTTTGCCCTGTCGTGCACGTTTTCTTATCTCGGTTGCGGAAAGTTCGATCAACGGAGCCTGAAGGAAAATGATTCTTTCAAACAGATCATTCAAAACGGTTTTTGCCCTTTCGTGGTAAGGTTTTCCACAGTATCTTGGATAAACGACGAAGTGACATGAGTTGAGCAAATCTACATATCTGTACCAAGTTTCGATATAACTCAAAGCATCTTCACCAACGATGAAATATGGTTTGCACGAGTGCTTGCTCGCAAAGTGGTTCACTGTGTAGAGGGAATAAGAGACATCTCCCCTGACCTTTTCATAATCGCTCACTACGACGTTATTCAAATCGAAAGTTTTCTTACACCATTCGAACCTCAGCTCGAACGGTGCCACGTCGTCAGATCTGTGAGGAGGTTTATAAGTCGGCACGATGTAGAGTAATTCGAGCTGTAAAAGTTCCATCGCATACTGTGTCACGATCAAATGACCTACGTGTGGGGGACTGAAGGTGCCACCAAAGATGCCTATTCTATTCGTGATATTCAAAGTCATAACCTCCAATCCAGACCGTATCTCCTTCCTTCGCTCCAGCTTGCTTCAGTTTCTCACTCAAACCATTCCTTTCCAACACTTCCAGAAATCTTGCCAACGCATCTTTGTATTGTAACGAATAACGTTTGAGCCAGGCTTCAACTTGCTCACCTTTCACGATGAACCCTTCTTTCGTTCTGACAATTTCAAAGTCGAACTTGAGTTCGAGTCTTGTTTTGACCGGTTTAGGTTTCTCAAAAGCTGGAGCTGGAAGCATTTTCATCTTCAATTTGCTCTCACCAACGTGTTCTGCTATCTTGGCTTTCAAAATATCTATGTTTTGCTTCGTGAGCGCAGAAACTGCTATCGGTTCTTTACCGGTGTGACGTTTCAATCTCTCGAGTCTTTCGTGCAGTTCTTTTTCATCGAGTAAGTCTATCTTGTTTGCGACTAAGAGTTGGGGTTTTTTCAACAATTCTGGACTGTATTTTTCTAGCTCTTGCACGATCACATCGTGATCCTTCAAAAAATCTCTACCCTCGACGCTCGCTATATCTATCACGTGTACAAGAACACTGCATCTTTCGATGTGCCTCAAAAACAGGTTTCCAAGTCCACTACCTTTGTGTGCCCCCTCGATCAGTCCGGGGATGTCAGCAAGGACGTATTCTATCTCGTTTCCAATCCGTACAACTCCTAGGTTCGGTATGAGTGTGGTGAAAGGATAGTCAGCGATCTTTGGCCTGGCATTGCTCATTGCCGCGATGAGTGAGGATTTACCAACGTTTGGAAGTCCGACCAATCCTGCATCGGCGAGCAGTTTCAACTCAAGTTCTATCCATCTTTCTTCACCTTTCTCTCCAGACTCCGCGATCCTCGGGGCTCTCAGAGTGCTGGTTGCAAAGTGAACATTACCCCTACCGCCTTTACCCCCCCGTGCGACACAAACCATCATGCCGTGCCTATCGAGATCCGCTAAAATCTCACCAGTTTGCAAGTCTCTCACCACGGTGCCGACCGGAACATCTATGATCAGATCTTCACCGTTCTTACCGGCCTGTTTTTTCCCTTTACCGTGCTGTCCGTTTTCTGCGACGAATTTCTTTTGATGTTTGAATCTGAGAAGTGTCGAGAAGCTGGCATCGGCTCTCAAGATGACGAAGCCTCCATCGCCTCCATCGCCGCCGTCCGGTCCTCCGTGTGGCACATACTTTTCCCTGCGGAAGCTCACCGCTCCATTTCCACCGTCTCCAGCTTTCACGAATATCTTCACACGATCAACGAAATCTTCCCTTTCCAAGTTCCTCACCCTTTGATTTAGACTAGCACAATTTCGAAGACAAAGGTAGAGAGGGATTAAAGATTGATTCCATCTGTCAATAAACCCTTTCGAGGATTCTCTAAGCCCTAAATTTATACTATTCATTGATAATGATTGAAACCGTAGGAGGGGTGATTTCATGCTGAAATTATTTTGTTTTCTTTTAATTCCTGCCACAATTTTTTCTTCGACTTTTTTCGATTCCTCTCGTGACTTTATTGATGCCATGAGAAATGACAAAACAATTCGAACTGCACATTTAGGAATTTACTTTGTGGACTTGGAAAGCGGAGAAGTCATTCTGAATTACAACGAACACAAACTATTCATACCAGCTTCGGTCATGAAACTCTTTTCAACTTTGCTGGCTTGGGAGGTTCTCGGAGAAGATTTCAAGTACGAAACGAAGATTTATATTCCTAAGGGTTCACAACCTCCATGTGTGAAAGGAGATATCGTGATAAAAGGTAGCGGAGATCCTTCACTGAACCATGTTGTACTCGAAAAGCATTTGGTCAAATTCAAGGAAGATGGCTTTCAAAGGGTAGAAGGCAACTTGGTGATCGACAACACCGCTTTCAACAAAGAGAGGTGGTCTACGAGATGGCCATGGGATTTGAACGATAATCCCCACGTTGATGCATTGATCGTTCAAAACAGAGTGCATGGCTTCAATCCATACAATGAGGACGAAGTAGCACTCTATGCAGGAGAGATGGTGAGAGAAACGCTGCAACGTTTTGACATACAGTTGCAGAGCGTGAAGGTCGGAAGGCTCGAACCAGAAATATTTGAGGAATTCATAACCATACGCTCACAACCTTTAAAGGAATTGATACGCGTTGCAAACAAAGTCAGTCATAACTCTTACGCGGAACAAATATTCAGAACGGTTGGATTGAAGCTCTTTGGAATTGGTAGTAACGCAAACGCTGTGAAAGCACTGAATCAGTTGGTAGATAAAATCGTTGGAGAAGATTATCCACGCAATTTTGCTGACGGTTGTGGTCTTTCGATGTACAACCTTGTAAGCCCATACATGACAGTGAAGTTGCTCGAATACGCTTACAAGAAATGTGGTGGCTTGAATGGGTTCATCTCCACGCTGGCCGTGGCTGGAAAAGATGGTACCTTGGCGAAGAGATTAGCAGGTTATCAAGTGTATGGTAAAACAGGTACCTTGGCATACTGTGCTTCCTTAGCAGGAGTTGCTATCACCAAGTTTGACAGGAAAGTGGCTTTCGCAATATTTGTGAACAACTATTCTGGTCAATATCCTAAAGATCAGATAGATTCGATCGTCAGGTGGGTGTGTGATAATTATTGATCACTCGATCATACCTTGAACAAAAGTTGACCTAGCCGCTGCTTAGCTTTTAAAGTAACCCTGTTTACGAAAGGTGAAAAATACACTTTTTAAAAACTCGTGTTGAGGTTTTTGGTTCATTGTTTGTCAAGTTTTTGATACTCCTCACTTGAGATCCATAAACACCCCATTGCACCAATTTTGTTACCATAACGCGATCAAAGCTTGCATTGAAAAACTGTTTGCACAGAAGATTCGACAATGAGTATCTTCTCATGTGATCAGCTTTTAACGCGAATTTCTTTCAATGTTCGCACTACGTTTGAATTGAAATTGCAAGAAATTTTAAGAAATCTTTCGATTAGGTGAGAAAACGAGCCATAAAAATGAAAAACAACGCAAATCATTTGAATCTTACGAATGATTGGCAAAAGTGGGATTTGTGTAATCTGAGAAAAATTGGTATATTGTTGATGAACATATTGAGAAAACGTTAGACCTCTCATTAGAAAAGGAGAATGATCGTTGGCTAGTCTGAAAGATGTGGCAAATTTGGCCAACGTTTCGATCTCGACAGTTTCCAAGGTGCTCAATGGAAAAGGTCGCGTGAGCGAGGCGAAAAGGAAAGAGATACTGAAAATAGCGAGGCAACTCGGCTACACGCCAAACTACCACGCTCGAACGATGGCTCGGAGGACAAAGATTTTGACTATAGGTTTGATCGTGCCAGACATCATCAACCCATTTTTTGCAAGACTAACGCGTGGGGTTCAAAAAGCTTGTGGGGAAGATACGCTGGTCATCCTCATGGATTCGTTCAGAAACCTTGATAGAGAAGAGAAACTCATACGCAATGCGAGGTTTTTCGGTATAAATGGGATCATCATAGGCAACTCTCGCGTGAACGATGACTTGGTGGAGGAAATTTCGAACTACATTCCCGTAGTCGTGTTCGACAAGTACTATGAGTTGGAGAACGTTGTTTCTATAGTTTTGGACAACAACTATGGCGCGTACATGGCGACGAAGCATTTGATCGAAAACGGTTGTAAAAATATCGTGCATCTGGGTGGAACCCATGAACTTTATGTTTCCTTAGAACGTGCTCGGGGTTATGAATCAGCCATGAAGGAGGCGGGTCTAAAGCCTTTGGTTCAACCTGTAGGTTATAACGAGTCAGCGGGTTATCAGGGTATGAAGCGGTTGATCGAAACAGGAGAAAAGTTGGATGGGGTTTTTTGCATGAACGATCTTGTGGCCATAGGTGCCATGAGAGCTATCAAAGAAAAAGGATTGAGAATACCACAAGACGTGGCCGTCATAGGTTTCGACAACGATGAAGAACTCTGTGAGGTGGTGAATCCACCGTTGAGTTCGATACATCAACCTGTGGAAGAAATGGGTGAAGTGGCTGCGAAATTGTTGTTCGAACTCATCAAAGGAAACTCAAAGGTCAAACGTTACGTGTTCGCTCCAAGGTTAGTCGTGAGGCAGTCAAGTTTGAGGGGTGAATCATGAAAAAAATTCTCATCGTTGGAGCCCACAGCGACGATCCAATCATAGGGGTCGGTGGTACCATACGGGAGCTGTCAAAACTCGGCAACAGTGTCACGGTTTTGAGTGTTTGCGGTGATAGGATAGAAGGTTACACTGAAGCGATTGAATTGCTCAGCGCTGAACCTGTGTATTTCGATTTTTCTTACGCTCAGATAGATGAAGAGGACTTTTTCAAACGGCTCGAAGAGTTGATGAAAAAACTCAATCCAGACATCGTTTTTACCCACTGGTATTCCGAGATATTGTACGATCACGAAGTAGTTTCGAAGCACACCATCAAACTGGCTAGGAAGTTTGAAAAGGAGATCTATCTTTTCGAAATACCAGCTTCAAGTCAGGATTTTCAGTTCGATGTGGCAGTGGATGTGACGAGTTCTTATGAGTACAAGAGAAAGGCTATAGAAATGATGAAAAGTGCTTTCAAAGAGGAGGTCTTCGAGAAAGAAATAATGCCTTCGATCATTTTCCCTGCAGGCTTTAGGGGTATTCAAATTGGTTGTCCTTATGCCGAGGTGTTCAAGCATCTAGGTTCTAGATTTCCATTATCACCGTGCAGGAAGAAGCTTTTGGACCTTTCAAAACTTTGAGGAGGTGCTTCGATGAAGAAATTAAAAGTTGGTATCGTGGGCGCTGGAAAAATCGCTGAGGTACTCCATGTTCCAAACACACTCCTCTCAGAGTATGCAGAGCTTGTGGCCATAGCTGATCCTAATCCGCAGAGACTCGAGTACTTCAAGAAGAAGTTGGAAAGTCACCGTATCAATTTCTATGTTGACTACCGAGAGATGTTTCAAAAAGAAAGTATGGATGCTGTGATCGTTGCGGTTCCGAATACTTTGCACGCGGAGATTTCTATCGCTGCTTTAGAGAGTGGTAGGAACGTGCTTGTTGAAAAGCCTATGGCTACTAATTCTCAAGAGGCTTTAAAGATGATCGAAGCAGCGAAGAAAAGCAAAAAAGTTTTGATGGTGAACCATTCACAAAGATTTTTTCCACACCATCAAAGAGCTAAGGAGGTGGTTCAGTCTGGCATACTCGGTGAAATAAGACTCGTCAAGACGATGTTTGGTCATGCGGGACCAGAGAATTGGTCGCCGAATGCCGCGTGGTTCTTCAATAAAGATGTGGCCATGTTCGGTGCTTTGGGAGATCTGGGGGTACACAAGGTAGATTTGATCAGGTACATCACGGGACTAGACATTGTGCAGTGTGTTGGCCTAACCGCGACACTTGAAAAACGTGCCTCAGTGGAAGATGTCGCGAGTGCGGTTTTGAAACTTTCGAACTCAGCCTTGGCCACACTCGATTCTAACTGGATAACTAAGGGGCTCGAAGAGAACTACTTTGTTGTCTACGGAGAGAAAGGCACAATGAAGGTTGGACAAACCGATCCAACGAAGATCGATATCTATCTCGACAGACCTTTCAGAATGCACGGAGAAATAGTTCTAAAACCTCTATTCACTAATGAAGATCCTTACTGGAAGATGCCCATCATCGATCATTTCGCTAAAGTGTGTCTGGGGCTAGAAGAACCTATCGTTAAGCCAGAAGATGGGTACATCGCGGTGAAAGTTGTCGAGAAAATATTCGAATCTTATAAGAAAGGACAGGTAGTGAGCATCGAATGAGTGTGATTCTTTCAGCGAGAAACATTTGCATGGACTTTTCTGGTGTGAGAGTTCTTCATAACGTTGATGTGGACTTTTCACCGGCGAGGATATACGGCCTAGTCGGTGAGAACGGTGCCGGAAAGTCAACGCTGATGAGAATCTTATCGGGTTTTCTTCATCCGACCGAAGGTGAAGTTTATTTTGAGGGAAATAGAGTCCTACTCAATCCGTTGAAGGCCAAGTCATTGGGGATCATCTTGATACCGCAGGAGCTGAATCTCGTCGAAGGCTTGAGAGTTTACGAGAACATCTTTCTCGGTGATGAGATCAGGAAAGGATTTTTCATTTCCAAGAAAGCCATGATAGAAGAAACCAAGCGTTTAATATCGCAGCTCGAGCTGTCTATAGATCCCACAGCTTTCGTCTTCCAACTTTCCCCAGCTCAGAAGCAAATGGTGGAGATCATCAAAGCCATATCGAAGAGGGTGAAAGTACTCATCATGGATGAGCCAACATCATCTTTAACGGATGAGGAAGTGTTGAAGCTCTTTCAAATAATGAGAAACATGAAGCAGCACGGTATAACGGTCATATTCATTTCCCACAGACTCAAGGAAGTTCGCCAAATCGCTGAGGAACTGATCGTGCTACGGGACGGGAGAAAAGTTTATCAAGGAGAGTTGCAGAACCTCACTGAAAAGCAAATAGCGGAGCTCATGGTTGGTCGAAAGTTGGACGAGATGTTTCCGAGCAAACCCATCCCCGACCGCGAGGTAGTCCTTCAGGTGAAGGATCTTTCAACTGAGGACGGCAGAGTTAAGAAAGCAAGTTTTGAGCTTTATAAAGGTGAAATACTGGGTTTCTATGGCCTAGTAGGCTCAGGCAGAACGGAACTCATGGAAGCCTTGGTTGGTATCAGGAAAGTTTTATCGGGCGAGATACATCTGTTTGGTAAGAAAGTAGAAATTAAAGATCCCAAAACGGCAAAAAGATTTGGGTTGGTTTATCTTCCAGAGGATAGAAAAAAAGCAGGAATCATCTCGGTTTTGGAGGCCTTCAAAAACACTACGATGATGTCTTTAGAAAAGTTTTCCAAACTCCTCTTGAAAACGAAGTATGAAATTAGTGCTTTCAAAAATTATGAGAAAAGATTCAAGATCAAAGTACAAAGTCCATGGCAAACGGCCGGAA
This region of Pseudothermotoga sp. genomic DNA includes:
- a CDS encoding D-alanyl-D-alanine carboxypeptidase, whose product is MRNDKTIRTAHLGIYFVDLESGEVILNYNEHKLFIPASVMKLFSTLLAWEVLGEDFKYETKIYIPKGSQPPCVKGDIVIKGSGDPSLNHVVLEKHLVKFKEDGFQRVEGNLVIDNTAFNKERWSTRWPWDLNDNPHVDALIVQNRVHGFNPYNEDEVALYAGEMVRETLQRFDIQLQSVKVGRLEPEIFEEFITIRSQPLKELIRVANKVSHNSYAEQIFRTVGLKLFGIGSNANAVKALNQLVDKIVGEDYPRNFADGCGLSMYNLVSPYMTVKLLEYAYKKCGGLNGFISTLAVAGKDGTLAKRLAGYQVYGKTGTLAYCASLAGVAITKFDRKVAFAIFVNNYSGQYPKDQIDSIVRWVCDNY
- the nadD gene encoding nicotinate (nicotinamide) nucleotide adenylyltransferase yields the protein MNITNRIGIFGGTFSPPHVGHLIVTQYAMELLQLELLYIVPTYKPPHRSDDVAPFELRFEWCKKTFDLNNVVVSDYEKVRGDVSYSLYTVNHFASKHSCKPYFIVGEDALSYIETWYRYVDLLNSCHFVVYPRYCGKPYHERAKTVLNDLFERIIFLQAPLIELSATEIRKRARQGKSIKGMVVAQIEESVASYYGEV
- a CDS encoding PIG-L family deacetylase, with amino-acid sequence MKKILIVGAHSDDPIIGVGGTIRELSKLGNSVTVLSVCGDRIEGYTEAIELLSAEPVYFDFSYAQIDEEDFFKRLEELMKKLNPDIVFTHWYSEILYDHEVVSKHTIKLARKFEKEIYLFEIPASSQDFQFDVAVDVTSSYEYKRKAIEMMKSAFKEEVFEKEIMPSIIFPAGFRGIQIGCPYAEVFKHLGSRFPLSPCRKKLLDLSKL
- a CDS encoding Gfo/Idh/MocA family oxidoreductase, translated to MKKLKVGIVGAGKIAEVLHVPNTLLSEYAELVAIADPNPQRLEYFKKKLESHRINFYVDYREMFQKESMDAVIVAVPNTLHAEISIAALESGRNVLVEKPMATNSQEALKMIEAAKKSKKVLMVNHSQRFFPHHQRAKEVVQSGILGEIRLVKTMFGHAGPENWSPNAAWFFNKDVAMFGALGDLGVHKVDLIRYITGLDIVQCVGLTATLEKRASVEDVASAVLKLSNSALATLDSNWITKGLEENYFVVYGEKGTMKVGQTDPTKIDIYLDRPFRMHGEIVLKPLFTNEDPYWKMPIIDHFAKVCLGLEEPIVKPEDGYIAVKVVEKIFESYKKGQVVSIE
- a CDS encoding LacI family transcriptional regulator — its product is MASLKDVANLANVSISTVSKVLNGKGRVSEAKRKEILKIARQLGYTPNYHARTMARRTKILTIGLIVPDIINPFFARLTRGVQKACGEDTLVILMDSFRNLDREEKLIRNARFFGINGIIIGNSRVNDDLVEEISNYIPVVVFDKYYELENVVSIVLDNNYGAYMATKHLIENGCKNIVHLGGTHELYVSLERARGYESAMKEAGLKPLVQPVGYNESAGYQGMKRLIETGEKLDGVFCMNDLVAIGAMRAIKEKGLRIPQDVAVIGFDNDEELCEVVNPPLSSIHQPVEEMGEVAAKLLFELIKGNSKVKRYVFAPRLVVRQSSLRGES
- the obgE gene encoding GTPase ObgE, coding for MEREDFVDRVKIFVKAGDGGNGAVSFRREKYVPHGGPDGGDGGDGGFVILRADASFSTLLRFKHQKKFVAENGQHGKGKKQAGKNGEDLIIDVPVGTVVRDLQTGEILADLDRHGMMVCVARGGKGGRGNVHFATSTLRAPRIAESGEKGEERWIELELKLLADAGLVGLPNVGKSSLIAAMSNARPKIADYPFTTLIPNLGVVRIGNEIEYVLADIPGLIEGAHKGSGLGNLFLRHIERCSVLVHVIDIASVEGRDFLKDHDVIVQELEKYSPELLKKPQLLVANKIDLLDEKELHERLERLKRHTGKEPIAVSALTKQNIDILKAKIAEHVGESKLKMKMLPAPAFEKPKPVKTRLELKFDFEIVRTKEGFIVKGEQVEAWLKRYSLQYKDALARFLEVLERNGLSEKLKQAGAKEGDTVWIGGYDFEYHE